The genome window ACCGCCTCATGCTCGGAGGCTTCGGCGACCGGCTGCGGCGCGTCGAATGCGGGCCGGCTCCAATGGAAGCCGTGCTTCTTGCGCACGATGCGGATTACGTCGAGGCGCTCGAAAAAGCTTCTCTCGGGGATGAGGCGGCCCTCGGGCGCTTTGAGGAACCCGATACGCAGGTCGGGCGCGACACCTTCGACTGCGCAATGGCCAGCGCCGGAGCTGTGGTGAGAGCGGTGGATTCGGTCTTTGCGCGAACCCTCAAGAACGCCTTCTGCGCGGTGAGGCCTCCCGGACACCATGCATCGAGAAGCCGCGCAAGCGGCTTCTGCTACCTCAACAATGCCGCAATCGGTGCTCTTTGGGCAGCGAAGCGCTATAAGCTCGAGCGCGTCATGGTGCTCGACTTTGATGCGCATCACGGCGACGGGACGGAGGAGATTCTCGCCGGCCACCCGAACATGCGCTTTCTTTCGGTTTTTCAGTGGCCGCTTTTTCCGCACCGACGCATGGACCCGCAGCCCGCCAATGCAATTCTGTCGCCCCTTCCCGCAGGCGCAGGCGGCGCGGAACTGCGGGGGGTGGTGGAGGACGTGTGGCTTGCTGAAATCGAGCGCTTCCGCCCTGAGCTCATGATTCTTTCCGCCGGCTTTGACGCTCATGCTGAAGAGCGGATTGCGCAGTTGAAAGCCGCGGAAATCGACTACGCCTGCATTACGAGGCTCCTCGTGGAAGCGTCCTGGAAATACTGCGAGGGCAGGCTCGTGAGCGTTCTTGAGGGCGGCTACGAACTGAGAAGCCTGGGACGCAGCGTCTTCACGCACCTTCAGGGACTTGTCCGCACGCCGCTCTGACAGAACACAATAAAAGAATCATGGACTCCAAAACGCTGATGCCGGGCGTGCGCCCGAAGGAAGTCTGGGCCTGGTCGGCTTTCGACTTTGCAAATTCCGGGTACACCACGGTGGTGCTCACCGCGGTCTTCAACGCTTATTTTGTTGCGGTCGTTGCCGGGGACGCGCCCTGGGCGACCTTTGCTTGGACCCTCATCATTGCCGCGAGCAATGCGGCGAGCCTCATTCTCATGCCCGTCATCGGCGCCATCGCGGACGCCACTGCACGGAAAAAGGTCTGGCTCTTTGCGGCAACCCTCTGCGCCGTCGCCGGCACCTTCGGACTCGCTTTCTGCGGGCCGGGAACGATTCTGCTCGCCGCCGTCATGGTGATTCTTTCCAACATCGGCTACAACGTGGGCGAGACGCTCAATTCCGCGTTTCTGCCGGAAATCGCCCGGCCTGAGGCCGTCGGCAAGGTTTCGGGCTGGGGGTGGTCCTTCGGCTACTGCGGCGGCCTCGTGACTCTGGGCGCTTCGCTTCTTCTCGTCACGCAGGCAGACCGCCTCGGGCTCTCCACCGACTCGGCCATTGCGGGCACGATGGTGATCACCGCAACGGTCTTTGCGCTCGCCGCGATTCCGATTTTTGTGTGCCTCAAGGAGCGCGCTATTCCGCGGCAGAAGGGAACAAGTTCTCTGGGGAGCCTCTGCCTCGAAAGCTTCCGGGAGGTTGTCCGGACAGCGAAGTGCCTCAGCCAGTACCGGGACTTCGGATGGCTTGCGCTCTGCGGCTTCCTCTACCAGTCGGGCATTTCCGTCGTGATCACGCTTTCGGCCGTCTATGCCGCGGAAGTCATGGGGTTCACGACGACCGATACGCTCCTTCTGGTTTTCCTCGTCAACATCACTGCTGCGCTCGGCGCCTTCGGCTTCGGGTATCTGCAGGACCGGATCGGCCACAAGCGTGCGCTCGGCACGACCCTCGTCGTCTGGGTGCTGATGATTGCCTGCGCGGCCTTTGCAACTACGCGGCCGCTCTTCTGGCTCGCCGCCAACTTGGCGGGACTTGCCATGGGGTCCTCGCAGTCCGCGGGGCGCGCCATGGTGGCGCTCCTCTCGCCCGAAAGCCGGTCGGCGGAATTCTTCAGCTTCTGGAACATGTCGCTCTGGGTGGCCGCCATCGTGGGTCCTCTTGCCTACGGAAGCGTCACCTGGATCACCGGGAACGACCATCGCCTTGCAATCCTCGTGACGGGCGTCTTCTTCCTTCTCTCCATAGCGGCCCTCGTTCCCATTAATCTCGAGCGCGGGAGGAGAGCAGCCGGGCGGTGACCCGATCTGCAGAAACAAAATTCCTGTATTGCAAAATCAAATGTAAACAAGGAATTTTTTCTTCCTTACCGGAAGAATAAATTTGGTTCAGCCTGTTGAACCGCTTCTTCTCTCAGAATGACTACTCCTTCAGAATAGGTTTTACTGGTTTTCCGATAGGAGCAGGTCATGGCCGGAAAAGGCTGCATCTCTCTACTGCGAGCTGACAAGATCCTCACCTACATCGCACATGTAGGTGCGGCAAGCTTCACTCAGCTTCAGAAGGATTTCGACCTCCCGAAAAGCAGCCTTCTCAACATTCTCGACACCATGGTCGACTGCGGGCTTCTCATCAAGAATGAAGCGCGTCAGTATCAGCTCGGCATCAAGGTCTACGAGCTCGGCTGCCAGTCTCTCCACAGGCGGAGTCTCTTTGAAATCACAAAGCGTCCCATGCAGGAGCTTGCGATGAGGACGGGGCTGATCTGCCACCTGGGAACCATTGAAGACTTTCATGCGCTCTACCTCGACAAGGTGGAGAGCCCACTTTCCAAGCCGACCGAGAGAAGCTGGGTCGGCAAAAAGCTCGACTTCCATTCGACAGCGCTCGGGAAGGCGCTTCTCGCCTGGAAGACGGATGGTGAGCTTCGGCTCTATCTCGATCAGCTCGAGCTTGCACAGTACACGCCGAAAACGATTACCGATCGCAGCATGTTCATTGAGGAGCTGAAGCTTACGCGCCGTCGCGGATGGGGCCTCGACGCGGAAGAATCCTCTCCTCTTGCGGTATGCCTCAGCACGCCGGTCTTCGATCTCGCAGGCCGCGTCAACTACGCGGTATCGCTTTCGGCGGACCCAACAACCTTCACGTCCGAGCGCATTGAGGGGTATCTCAGAATGCTCTCGGACTGTTCGCTCCAGATTTCCCGCGGCCTCGGATACGGGGGACCGGCTCCGGTTCTCCTTACCTCGGAATCCTGACCGCTCACTACCGATACATCAGACACGCAAACCCTCAGGAGAAACACATCATGAAGAAATTCTGCGGCTGCATTCCGCCGGTTTCGAGCACCTTCACTCAGGACGGCAAGATCGATCATGAGGCTGCAAAGCGCCTCGCCGACTATCTGATCGCGCACGGCGTGCACGGGCTCTTCTATCTCGGCACGGGCGGCGAATTCTCCCAGATGTCGAAGGCAGAGCGCATGGAAATGGCCGAAGCCGGCGTCGCCGCCGCCGCGGGCCGCGTTCCGGTTCTGATCGGCGTCGGTTCTCCCAATACGCGCGAAGCCGTTGAGCTCGCGAAGCACGCCGAAGCCATCGGCGCCGACGGCATCGTCGTCATCAATCCCTATTACTGGAAGGTCTCGGCCGTCAACCTCGACGCCTACTACCACGCCATCTGCTCGGCCGTGAAGCTTCCGGTTCTCATCTACAACTTCCCCGATCTCACGGGCCAGGACATGAATGCCGAGGTCGTGAAGCGCCTCGTGCTTGCCAATCCCAACATCGTCGGCATCAAGGAAACGATCGACAACGTGGGCCACATCCGCTCGATGATCAACACGATCAAGCCGATCCGTCCGGAATTCTCGGTCCTTGCGGGCTACGACGACCATCTCCTCAATACGCTGGAACTTGGCGGCGACGGCTCCATCACGGCGAGCATGAACTTCGCGCCGGAACTCTCCGTCGGAATCTATGAAGCCTTTCAGAAGGGCGACTACCAGAAGGCGGTCGAGCTCGATAAGAAGCTCGTTCAGCTCCCGGCCCTCTATGGTCTTGAAGTCCCCTTCATGTCGGTGATCAAGTACGCGACCGTTCTCGCAACGGGCGTCGACATGACGACCTATTCGCTCCCGCCCGTTCGTCCGCTCACGGAAGAAACGAAGGAAGCCGTGAAGGCGTTCCTCGCCGCGAAGGGCGTTATCTGACCGACGAAGAGACCCTGCGAGCTTTAGACCAAAAGACTCGTTCGCCAAAGAATTAAAGGAGATCCGCAATGTCTGACTTCTACGACGAAGAGAATCAGGACATCTATCACATCCGCACGCATGCGGCCGGCCCCCGCGGGGAGCTCCCGCTCACGCCCGCCATGCTGATCAACCGCCCGAGCGGCGACCTTTTCGGCATGACGATGAATGCGGGCATCGGCTGGAACCCGGACGAACTCGACCGCGACGAAGTGCTCCTCGTGAGCACGCTGGGCGGCATCCGCGGCGCTGACGGAAAGCCCATCGCGCTCGCCCTTCATCAGGGTCACTATGAGCTCGACGTGCAGCTGCGCGCGGCGGCTGAGGAAATTCATGCCGGCAAGGCTCTGCCTTATGCGGTCTACGTCTCCGACCCCTGCGACGGCCGCACCCAGGGCACGCTCGGCATGTTCGACTCGCTCCCCTACCGCAACGACGCGAGCATGGTGATGCGCCGTCTGATCCGGTCGCTTCCGAACACGAAGGCCGTGATCGGCGTCGCGACCTGCGACAAGGGGCTCCCGGCCACGATGATGGCGCTCGCGAGCCAGCACGACCGTGCGGTGGTGCTTGTTCCCGGCGGCTCCACGCTCCCGGCAGTGGGCGGCGAAGACAACGGCCGCGTGCAGACGATCGGCGCGCGCTTTGCGAACGGCGAACTCTCGCTCCATGATGCCCGGCGCTTCGGCTGCTCGGCCTGCGCCTCCGCGGGCGGCGGCTGCCAGTTCCTCGGCACCGCCGGCACCTCGCAGGTGGTGGCAGAGGGCCTGGGTTTGTCGCTTCCGCACTCGGCGCTCGCTCCGTCGGGCGAACCCGTCTGGGTCGACATTGCGCGCGCCTCCGCCCGCGCTGCCCTGAAGCTCATGAAGGCCGGCATCCATGCGAAGGACATCCTGACCGACAAGGCGATTGAGAACGCCATGATGGTCCATGCGGCCTTCGGCGGCTCGACCAACCTGCTCCTTCACATTCCGGCGATCGCCCATCAGGCGGGCTTGAGGCTTCCGACAGTGGAAGACTGGATCCGCATCAATCAGGCGGTGCCGCGTTTGGTCGACGTGCTCCCCAACGGGCCGAAGTACCATCCGACGGTGCGCGCCTTCATGGCGGGCGGCGTTCCGGAAGTGATGCTCTATCTGCGCGAACTCGGAATCCTCCACCTCGACGCCATGACCGTCACGGGCCGCACGGTGGGCGAAAACCTCGAATGGTGGGAAAAGTCCGAACGCCGCGAGCGCTTCAAGGAAATCCTCGAGAAGCAGGAAGGCGTCCGACCCGACGACGTCATCATGTCGCCCGAGGTTGCGAAGGAGCGCGGCCTCACCTCGACCATTACCTTCCCCGTCGGCAACATTGCCCCCGAAGGCTCCGTCATCAAGTCGACCGCCATCGATCCGAAGGTGATCGACGAAAACGGCATCTATTACCACAAGGGCCCCTGCAAGGTCTATCTCTCCGAGAAGTCTGCGGTCTACGACATCAAGCATGAGAAGGTGAAGAAGGGCGACATTCTCGTCATCATCGGCACGGGCCCCTCGGGCACGGGCATGGAGGAGACCTATCAGGTGACGAGCTCCTTGAAGCACCTCTCCTACGGCAAGTACGTTTCCCTCATCACCGACGCGCGCTTCTCGGGCGTTTCGACGGGCGCCTGCGTGGGCCACGTCGGTCCCGAAGCGCTCGCGGGCGGCCCGATCGGGAAGCTCCGCACGGGCGACATTGTGGAAATCCGCATCGACTGCAGAAACCTCCACGGCACCGTCAACTTCCTCGGCACCGCTGAAACGGGCGAACTCCCGCTCGGCGAAGCGACGAAGCTTCTCGCCACCCGCACGAGCCACCCCGACCTTGCGCCTGATCCGGATCTTCCCGACGACACGAAGCTCTGGGCGGCGCTCCAGTCCCTGTCGGGCGGCACCTGGCGCGGCTGCGTCTACGATGTTCCGCGGATTCTCGAACAGATCCGCAGGATCCCGAAGGAATAACCGCTTCCCTTCACCCTCAAATCTCTCCTCACAGCGCAGCCCTTTTTCTCCAAAGGGGCTGCGCCGGGGGCGGCTTCACCCTCGAAAGCCGCTTTCCGGCTAATCCATAAGGAGTCAACATGCCACTGCTCATCATTGCCATCGGCGTTGCGGCGCTTCTGCTCCTCACGATCCGATTCAAGCTCAACACCTTCGTCTCCCTCATCATCGTTTCGATCGGCGTCGCCATTGCGAGCGGCATGCCGCTCCACAAGATCATCGGCGCGATTGAAGGGGGCTTCGGCGGCACGCTCGGCCACATCGGCCTCATCTTCGGCTTCGGCGTGATGCTCGGGCGCCTCCTCGCGGAAGCGGGCGGCGCGCAGCGAATCGCCCTCACGATGCTTCACGTCTTCGGCAAGAAGCACATGGAATGGGCCGTCGTCTGCTCGGCCTTCATCGTCGGCATCGCGCTCTTCTTTGAAGTGGGCCTCATTCTCCTCATCCCGATCATCTTCGCCATCGCCCGCGAAGCCAAGGTGAGCCCGATGATGCTCTGCGTGCCGATGCTTTCGGGCCTTCTCGTCGCGCACTGCTTCCTCCCGCCGCACCCCGGTCCCACGGTGATCGCCAAGGAATACGGCGCCGACGTCGGCATGGTGCTTCTCTACGGCATGATCGTCGGCATCCCGACCTTCCTCCTCTCGGGCCCCGTCCTCAACCGCTTCTGCCGCAAGCTCGTTCCCGCTGCTTTTGAGAAGGCGGGCGACATCAGCGCGCTCGGGGCTACGAAGACCTTTACGGACGCCGAAATGCCGTCCTTCGGGATCTCCTTCATCACGGCGATGCTTCCCGTCATCCTGATGGCGCTCGTCACGATCCTCGAATTCTTCATCACGCCTGAAATGCGCGATCAATCGATGTTCCTCGAGACCGTCTTCTTCCTCGGGAATTCGACCACCGCCATGCTCGTCTCCATGCTCTTTGCGCTCTACACGATGGGCTATGCCCGCGGCAAGCACATGGATGAGCTCATGAAGACCTGCGGCGCAGGCATTGCGGGCATTGCCGGCCTCCTGCTCATCATCGGCGGCGGCGGCGCCTTCAAGCAGGTGCTGATTGACTCGGGCGCGGGCGCCTACATTGCCGACCTGGTTTCGGGCGAACGCATCAATCCGATCATCCTTGCCTGGGCGATTGCCTCGCTCCTTCGCATCTGCCTCGGCTCCGCGACGGTGGCCGCCATCTCGACCGCGGGTCTCGTGATCCCGATGATTTCCGGGAACCCGGAAGTGAACCTCGCGCTCATCACGCTCGCCACGGGCGCCGGCAGTTCCATCTGCTCGCACGTAAACGACGCGTCCTTCTGGATGATCAAGGAGTTCTTCGGCCTTACGACGAAGGAAACGCTCTGCACGTGGACGCTGATGTCGACCGTCGTTTCGATCCTCGGCCTCGTCTTCCTTCTCCTCGTCGATATGGTGCTCTGATTCAGCATCGGAAGTGCCGCTCGAGCTTTGAGCGGCGCTTCCTGAATCTCAAAACGCCATGGCGGAATTTCTGTTCCGCCCGCAGCCTCCAGAGCCGGCAGGAAGCCCTCTGGAGGCTCTTTTTTTGCCCGTTTTCCGCGTTCAGCGGCTCGTTCCCGAGACCGCGTCAGGCTGGAAATTCGTGAGCTTCCTATAGCTTGAGCGCGAAAAAGCGGCTGCTACTACCCTGTCAGGACTGCAACCCTCCCTGGAGCCTGACATGAGGATGATCGCCTGGGATGCGGCCTATGCCGCCTACCTTCGCAGCGGTCTGTCGAAAACCGCTTTTCACCGCACCCGTCTCATCGAGTTTTCAGAGAACGGCAAGCTTCCCAGCCTTCACTATTTCTATAAGAAACTCCTTGAGCTTGAGAAAACCATCATCCAGGATGCGCAATTCAAGCCGATCGTTGATGGAGCGCCATCTCAGGAAGAGCCGATTCCTGTACAACCGGCGGGCAGGAACATTTTCGTTGCCCGGGAGATACCCCGCAGCGCACAAAGTGCAGGGTCACAAGGAGTACAAGGTGTACACCTCCGGCTGGCACGACGTGTACAAGTAGTACAAGATGAACACCCCCAGCCGCTTCAAGCTGCTCCTATGGGTCAACAACTTCCGCCTCCACAGCGCCCTCAGATTAGTACCAGGCTCCGCAGTACTGATCCAGATCCTCGCGGAACGCTTGTTTTCATCAAGCTGCCCAACGGCATAGAGCTCAGGTTCCGAACCGACTCGCCGGAAACCCTCGCCATGCAGATGATCTCTGCCGGAGGGTTTGCAGAATGAAGCTCGACTTTGGAGACCGCCGCATCACCATCGTTCTGGCTCCCGTGGACATGCGCTACGGCTATGCCGCGCTGTCGCGCTTTGCGCAGGAACGTCTCTTCATCGACCCTGACGGCGGCGGCGATGTGGTCGTATTTGTCGGAAAGCACCGGAAGACGGCCAAAGTCATCTGGTCCGACGTCTGCGGCGGATGGCTTCTCTACCGGCGTCTGCATCAGCAGAAGTTCGCCCGCTTCATGGCAAAGCTTGAATCTCAGACGGTGCTGAACTTCACCGCCGATGAGGTGATCAGCTTTCTCGACGGCAAGTCGAAAACCGGATGAGACTGCTCGAAAAGCGTTTTCTTGATCTTCATCAAATGATTGAAAATCAAGAAAATTCGATGAAATTCGACTTCTTCCAAAGCCTTCAGGAAGGCCTCGGGAAGCACCGTAAAACGCTTCTAGGCATACGCAATCAAGATGGATGCCACCGGGGTTGTCCGGCCGTCCAGAGGGCCTCTAACGGGCTTAGGAGTGCCTTTTAAACGATTGATATATCGGTGAAATTTAAGCTTCCGGCCGGTAAAATTACTTCCATTAATTCTTAACTGATCTCCCTATCGACATGGCACGCAAGGGTCCAAAAATCAACGTCTCCATCGAAGCACTCCAGAAGAGGATTGCCGAGCTTGAGGCTGCGCTTGATATCGAACGCCGCGAGCATTGCGCCACGCGCAAGCTCGCGCAGCTTCAGTTTGAGGGCCTCAGCATGATTCAGCAGCTCCTCATCAAGGCGCTGGAGCTGCTCGAAAAACACTGCCCCGCTCTGGTTGTAAAGGGCGAAGCCGTGATCGACCTGCTTCTGCGAGAAGCCAGCATGGATGCCAATGAACTGAAGGCACTGCCGGGAATTGAAAAGCTCCTGCGCAGGCAGTTCCGGCAGATCCAGGGCAAGATCGAACCTCAGATCGAGCAAACGAAGAGCGACCTCGCGGAAGCAGAGCTTGAACTGGAGCGCCGCAAGGCGGAAGCCGTGAAGGAGATGCTTAAGAAGAAGCGGACCATCGCCGAAAACAACAAAAAGAGCGCCGAGACGAAGAACACCGTCGGCGAAGTTGCCGCTGCTGAAGCTGAAAAGCACCCGGACAACGCGATGCTTAAAGCCGCGGCCGGCATTGCGAATGCGGCAGTGCCCGAAACCACGAAGGCGGAGGAGATTCCGCCCGGCAAGCAGGCGGATCCCAATCGCCGGACCGCTCCGACGCAGGGCGGCATTTCGCATGCCCGGGGATGCACCTGTCCTTACTGCGGCAGCACGGAAGGCTTCTTTGAGCAGGAAGGGCCGACGGTTTTCCTGCGCACGCTGCACAAGCACATTGAAGACATGCTCGAGGGGACTTATGTAAAGAACCCGGTGCTGCAGTGCCGCGCCTGCGGGAAGAATCACATGCACATTCCGGAGGAAGTGCCCGTGCCGGCGGATCTGAACCGCACCGTGTCGCAGGAGCTGCTTTTCGACTGCGCCCGCATGCTGACGCTCGGCATGCCGATGAACCGCATCAATGCGCTCTTTAATACGGCCGCAATGACCATGAGCGGGGATACGATTCCGCGGAACATGCACGACTGGATAACGTCCGGACTGGGCCAGCCGCTGCTCAAAGCCATCCTGAAGAAAGCCAGAAAGGCGGCTGAAATCTGCGCGGATGAAACGCCATTCAGCTGTCTGCAGCAGGCCGGGATGAGCAAAACGAAGCTCGACGACGAGGACGCCGCCAAGCAGGCTTACCTGCTGACGATTACCAGCCCGGCGAGCGCAAAGTACCAGTTTGCCGTATTCAACCGGCTCAAAAGCAGAAGCGCCGAGGCGATTGCCGGCGTGCTCGGCTCCTATGAAGCCGGCACCTGGATTACGGATGCCTACGCCGGGTACGACAGCATTATCGGCGCGAGCGCCGTGAAGATCGAACGACAGTCGTGCCTCGCGCATTTCACGCGCACCGTTTACGACGCGCTGGAGCTGGAGAACATGCACGACGCTGTAACAAACCCGACGAACCGGGAAAAGCTTGCCGAAGCACTCGGATCCGGCACTCCCGCCTATTACCTGCTGATGGTAACGGCCGCCATCTCCAAGATCTACAAGTGGGAGGCGACGCTGAAGGCGCAGGAGGATGAAAACCCGGCGGACTGGATGAAACGAGTGACGGACTGCCGAAAAGCCCATGCCGAACCGCTGATGGATCGGATCGATGAAATCATGGTGAAGCTGGCTGAAAGGTACGCCGTGAAGAAGGGGAAAACCTGGGAGGCGGCGCTGATGTCGCCGTACGCGAAGCCTGTTGTTTACTACATGAACAACAAGGAGAACTTCCGGGTGTTTCTCGAGAACGCCTATGTGACGCCGGACTCCTCCGCAGCCGAGAGGAGCCTGAGGCCGCTTTGCGTGCTGCGCACCAGCTGCAATTTCAAGCAGTCGCCGGAGTACATGCAGAGCATGTGCGACTGGTACACGCTCTTTGTAACGGCGCGGCTCAACGGCATCGAGCGGCCCACGCAGTGGCTGAATGAATATGGCCGCGCCATATTCGAACACTGCGTGAATGAAGAGCTGAACCGGCGCTCCGACAAAGGGCTCGAACTTTCGAGGCGGTTTGCATTCGACCCGAAGGACATAGAGAGCTTCAACGCCGATGCGTGGGAGCCGTCGGCATACATGGAGCGAAAGCGGCGGAGTTAGGCAAAGGCCTGACGGATCCGCTCAAGGCAGCCGCCTTGAGCGACCATGCCGCATGCTCCTTGCCGGAGCAGACAGCCAGAGGGGCGCTGAATTCTCAGCGCCCCTCTGCATATCCGGAATTTGATTGAAGTCAATCATTTTTAAAGCCTCCTAGCCTATGGGAAGCTCACGGAAATTCCTGCAGCACAGACTAAGGCGAGCACTTTCTATTAAATAGAAAGTGGACTTTCCATTTAATAGAAAGCAGCAATCAGAGGCATTCTGCGTTCACTCTCGTCGCAGGAACGAGCTGACGCAACGAAAAAGCCTTCCGGACATGCATCGCGGAAGGCTTTTTTGTGCGAAGGACGGAATCAGGAACTTCGGAAATGAAATTCCAGTCTTTCCATTTCCTTATCAACGCGTGGGCTGGGAGCGCTCGCCGTTCTTGTTGAGTTCGATGATGCGGCGCGTGTCGGCGGCAAGATCCGTAATCTTGAGGGCGTCGTAGCTCTTTGCAATGAGCTCGAGCGCATCGTCGCGCATCGGGGTGTTCTGGAATTCGCGAACGACGCGCTGCGCGCGGTCGATGGCGGCGACATAGGCATGGCGCACGAAGCAGTACTGCGCAGTCTTCAGTTCATGCTCGGCCTGAGCAAGGACGAGACCATGCATGCGGCGGCGGGCTTCGGGCGCAAAGCGGCTGTCGGGATAGCGAAGCGCGAGTTCCTTGAAGGTGTCGAAGGCTTCGCGCGAGGCATTGGCGTCGCGTTCGGCAAGGTCCTCAGCGGCGAGCTTGTTGAACCAGCTGTCGGTTTCGTTGAGGGTGGCGAGCGCCTTCAGGTACATCACGTAGTCGCTGTTGGCGTGATTGGGGTAGGTGCGCAGGAACCGGTCGGCAGCCTGCACGGCGCCCGGCGCGTCGCCGTCCTTCCAGGTCGCGTAAATGAGTTCGATCTGGGCCTGCTGGGCGTACTGACCGAAGGGATAACGCGCTTCGAGCTTCTGGTAATAGTCCTTAGCCTGCGTCCAGTTGCTATCATCCAAGGCTAATCTGGCTTCGGAGTAAAGCTTGTCGGCGCTCCAGTCGAGCGTCTGGTCTTTATCAAGACTTTGCAGCCAGGAGCAGGAGGCGGTGGCAAACGTAACCGCAGCAAGCGCGGCGCCGCGCATCAGAAGCCTTTTGAAGGAAGTAGCAGATTTCATGACACAGGAAAAGGTCAATTTGGACAGCGAAGATTATAGCGGCGAGGATTTTGAAGACGACGATATGGAAGCGTTTGAAAATGCTTCCGCCGAAGAAAAGACGCTTCCAAAATTTGTGGTTGAAGGATTCTGGGGCGAGCGTCTCGACAAGGTGCTTGCTTCCCTCATGCCCGATGTCTCCCGCGCGCGTCTGCAGAAGATGATTGAGTCGGGCGCCGTCAAGGTGAACGGCGTCGTGGTGGAGAAAATCCGCGCGAAGACGACCGAGGGCGATGAAATCGAGCTCCTCGAGGCGCCCCGCATGGAGGAAGCTCTTGCCTTCGAGCCCCAGGAAGACGTCGAATTCGAGGTGGTCTATGAGGACGATGCCATCATCGTCGTCAATAAGCCCGCCGGCCTCGTCGTGCATCCGGGCGCCGGAAATCCGGACGGCACGCTCATGAACGGACTTCTCTGGCGCTATCCGGAACTGAAGGAAGTCCCGCGCGCCGGCATCGTTCACCGGCTTGACCGTGATACGACGGGCCTCATGGTGGTGGCGAGAACGCTCGCCGCACAGACGAACCTGGTGCGCCAGCTGCAGGAAAGAAGCGTGAAGCGCGAATACTGGGCGATCACCATGGGGTCGGCCGCGCCCGACTTTGTGGTCGACGTTCCGATCGGACGCGATCCGAGAAGCCGCATCCGCTTCAAGGGCTTCCCGGGCTCTACGGGCGTAAGAGCGAAGCCCGCCCGCACGCGCGTGCGCACGGTCGACTGGTCGAGCGCTGACGGAATCCCGATTTCCTGGGTGGCCTGCCGTCTCGACACGGGCCGCACGCATCAGATCCGCGTCCATCTGACGGGCGAGGACCTCCCCCTTATCGGCGACCAGCTCTATCGCGGCCGCGCCCCCGGGATCGCCGTCAAGATGGAAAATCTCCTCGACTTCCATCGCCAGGCCCTCCACGCATCGCGCCTCGGACTGGTGCATCCGGTAACGGGAGAAGAGATGCAGTGGTTCCGCGAACCTCCCGAGGACATGATTCAACTGATGGACGATCTGGGCTTCGGCCCCTGGGATCGTCCGGTGACTGTATTTGAACGGGTCTGATATGTCTCAATTCAAATCTGAACTCGAAAGCGTGAAGCCCGAATGGAAGGGCGGGGCGCCCAAGCACGTGAAGGCCTTCTTTACCTGCCGCACGGGTGGCGTTTCAAGCGGCCCCTGGGGCGGGCCGGAAGGCATCATGGGTCTCAACCTTGCCTTCCATACGGGCGACGTCAGATCCTGCGTCGCGATGAACCGCCGGATTCTCTCGGGGTGCCTTCCCTCGGAGCCGAAGTGGCTCACGCAGGTGCACGGCACGGAAATCCTTCATGCCGACGACGTCGCCGATGCTCCTCAGGCGGATGCCTCATGGACGACGACGCCGGGCGTCGTCGCCGTCGTGATGACGGCCGACTGCCTTCCGGTCCTGATTGCGGATCGCGAGGGCCGGATCGTTGCGGCCGTTCATGCCGGCTGGCGGAGCCTCGCCGACGG of Sutterella faecalis contains these proteins:
- a CDS encoding gluconate:H+ symporter; translated protein: MPLLIIAIGVAALLLLTIRFKLNTFVSLIIVSIGVAIASGMPLHKIIGAIEGGFGGTLGHIGLIFGFGVMLGRLLAEAGGAQRIALTMLHVFGKKHMEWAVVCSAFIVGIALFFEVGLILLIPIIFAIAREAKVSPMMLCVPMLSGLLVAHCFLPPHPGPTVIAKEYGADVGMVLLYGMIVGIPTFLLSGPVLNRFCRKLVPAAFEKAGDISALGATKTFTDAEMPSFGISFITAMLPVILMALVTILEFFITPEMRDQSMFLETVFFLGNSTTAMLVSMLFALYTMGYARGKHMDELMKTCGAGIAGIAGLLLIIGGGGAFKQVLIDSGAGAYIADLVSGERINPIILAWAIASLLRICLGSATVAAISTAGLVIPMISGNPEVNLALITLATGAGSSICSHVNDASFWMIKEFFGLTTKETLCTWTLMSTVVSILGLVFLLLVDMVL
- the tnpB gene encoding IS66 family insertion sequence element accessory protein TnpB (TnpB, as the term is used for proteins encoded by IS66 family insertion elements, is considered an accessory protein, since TnpC, encoded by a neighboring gene, is a DDE family transposase.) encodes the protein MKLDFGDRRITIVLAPVDMRYGYAALSRFAQERLFIDPDGGGDVVVFVGKHRKTAKVIWSDVCGGWLLYRRLHQQKFARFMAKLESQTVLNFTADEVISFLDGKSKTG
- a CDS encoding IS66 family transposase, whose protein sequence is MARKGPKINVSIEALQKRIAELEAALDIERREHCATRKLAQLQFEGLSMIQQLLIKALELLEKHCPALVVKGEAVIDLLLREASMDANELKALPGIEKLLRRQFRQIQGKIEPQIEQTKSDLAEAELELERRKAEAVKEMLKKKRTIAENNKKSAETKNTVGEVAAAEAEKHPDNAMLKAAAGIANAAVPETTKAEEIPPGKQADPNRRTAPTQGGISHARGCTCPYCGSTEGFFEQEGPTVFLRTLHKHIEDMLEGTYVKNPVLQCRACGKNHMHIPEEVPVPADLNRTVSQELLFDCARMLTLGMPMNRINALFNTAAMTMSGDTIPRNMHDWITSGLGQPLLKAILKKARKAAEICADETPFSCLQQAGMSKTKLDDEDAAKQAYLLTITSPASAKYQFAVFNRLKSRSAEAIAGVLGSYEAGTWITDAYAGYDSIIGASAVKIERQSCLAHFTRTVYDALELENMHDAVTNPTNREKLAEALGSGTPAYYLLMVTAAISKIYKWEATLKAQEDENPADWMKRVTDCRKAHAEPLMDRIDEIMVKLAERYAVKKGKTWEAALMSPYAKPVVYYMNNKENFRVFLENAYVTPDSSAAERSLRPLCVLRTSCNFKQSPEYMQSMCDWYTLFVTARLNGIERPTQWLNEYGRAIFEHCVNEELNRRSDKGLELSRRFAFDPKDIESFNADAWEPSAYMERKRRS
- a CDS encoding outer membrane protein assembly factor BamD is translated as MKSATSFKRLLMRGAALAAVTFATASCSWLQSLDKDQTLDWSADKLYSEARLALDDSNWTQAKDYYQKLEARYPFGQYAQQAQIELIYATWKDGDAPGAVQAADRFLRTYPNHANSDYVMYLKALATLNETDSWFNKLAAEDLAERDANASREAFDTFKELALRYPDSRFAPEARRRMHGLVLAQAEHELKTAQYCFVRHAYVAAIDRAQRVVREFQNTPMRDDALELIAKSYDALKITDLAADTRRIIELNKNGERSQPTR